The DNA segment atatacatgaaatTCACAAACTTTTCACAGTTTTGGGGGTGGGATTTGGGCGTGGTGTAAGACACCCTCCTCTTTACCTCTCCAGCTCCCCTGAATCTACACGTGGAAAGTCACCCTGAAGAGAAACAGAGCATCGCTTGTAAGCTCCGCCACGAGGGGCTTCATACCACGTGACCACGCTGAAAGCCTTCTCAGCACCGCGGCTACTTTGCAATAAGActgtgcagcaaaaaaaaaatatatatatatatattatagagagagagagagagagagagagagagagagagagatttcttttCCCTACAAGGATGTTAAAAGTTTTGGATTACTTCACAGCTTGCCTGGATGCATAACATCTTCATACGTTTTAAACAGGGTTAATTTAGAAAACTTTCTTTTAAGCCAATCGAACAGTGGACACGTTCACGCTGAAGCCGGCTTTTACTAGCAGCACGTCTGAGTGCACGTGGACTTTTTGGTGTGCGGAGCGCGAGCGCAGGCATGCGGCAGCGCAATGAGCCATGAAACATCTCGCAGAGTCCAGAGCGTCTGAAAGGAGAAAGGTATGACTACACAGAAAACTGTCAGACCTCAAACAGGAGGTAGTTTTAAAGCATTTAGGCTTTGGAGATTTTTCCAATTTTTCCTTTTAGTGAAATGAGTGTGCACAGTACTCAACAGTTCTAACACTATTGTCAGTAGTGGTAATAAGACTATTGTCACTAATTAGCACTTTTCTGAGTGTAATTCGATTAATTAACATATTCATACTGAACATAAAGCTATGACAACTGTTGTCAATGACAAACACTTACAAGTTTCAAAGCTTGCTTGTACTGAACTCCTAATTTTGGGAGGAAAATGATATAGAGTTTTATATGGACCGACAAACAGTGTGCCTATTGTGACTCCATATATCCCCATGTACAGCAAAAACTATGAATACTGAAATCTGACCACTCATGATGTGTACCAGAttgtccatttaaaaaaaagtcattaagCATATTATTATCCCACtattaaacactttaatattagtgtttttataaaaaaaaaaaagtgtgatttggggtttttaatttattcaaaaCTGGAAATCAACAGAAAGTTTAAAATTTAGAGTATTATTCCCTCCatgggaataaataaataccgaTGGATTTAATCTAAAATTTCTTGTTAATTTTTACACAAACTTGTGGAGTCTGTGCCAGCTTTAGTGCACTGTCATTAAAGAAAAAGATATTCTGatattcatgtaaatatttctaaGATTCGAATTTTTACATGTTATTGCTGAtatcatttgtaataaaaaaaaagacttgtcTATCGTTCAAAAAGtcttttttatattcatatacagacagataaatcacatcagttcagcattcagtgAACTTACACTCACTGTTGCTTGTTGATCAGCTACTGATTCTCCCAGTGCATCATTtacaaaatgtcatttttaacaCTGTCATAAATTAGGTGCAGGGGGCAGTTCATGGTAGCTTCCTCTGGGTCCTCCACATTCTTCAAAACTATATGTGGCTAATCTAATTTGCCCCACAGATGTTAATggaagtgtgaatgtgtgtgtgcgtggtgtCCAATGACAGACTGTTGTCCCATCTAGGATTTATTCCCAATTTACACGTAGTGTTCCCTGGATATGATCTGGATCGACTGCAACCATATCCTGTATAAAGTACCtactgaaatgaatgaatgactggaTATAATGAATAAGAATTTAATGTTTTTGTACTGAAGTTCAGAAATGCTTGGTATacaaatacagtatgtatgaaatacctgttgaataaaaaatcaaaaagccaacaaaaatacagtttatgccaaaaaaaatattataagcTAAATATTGACTCTAAGAACTGACGTTGTTCGAAATATCAGTCAGCTTCTATGTGCTTGTGTAGGCTTCTTGCCATCTCTTTCCTTACCTCCTCTGCCACAGTGTTCCCCTGGCACATCTGCACCTTGTGGGCCCAAGAAGCATCAGTGAGCCTGTCACTGCTGATTGTGGATTTATATTGCACAAGAACTCCCACTAAACAGTGCCTGTCTCCCAGGATGTGCCATCACGCACTGCTGAACCACAAAGCACTCAGTAAtgaaacaagacaaaaacacagcGCTGCAACATGCTTCTCACACTCATAGAGCTTATACCTCTGTGATACTGATCCCTGCTTTTGCACTGTGTGGCATGTTTCTTGTCATATAATCGCAATGATATATATAAAGCAATAACAAACGAATAGAACTTGACCACGATATGACTATCGGCCTTCTGAACACTGcaaaattactaaaaaaaatactagTTCTAGCAAACATTTAACAGCTATcagttcattttaaatattatattttctgaTAGAGCTTAATTTTATCACAAGTTTTATTTGAATGAGATTAAAATACAGTGTGGTTGCATAAATAACTGAATTATCATGTTACTTCATTTTCCCTTTTCATATCATGCCACTTTCAGTCTAGAGCTCAGCAGTTAATGTAATTTGTATTTGAATAATAAACAGAGTGATGTCCGTTTCTGCTTCAGCAGATCATCAGATTTGTCAAATGCTCCAGTGGGTTTTGAATATGTAAAGATCTCGGCTAAGACGCTACTGCTGACAGTTTGATTGCTATAACATAATAAGCTCGCATAACTGGTTTATATTTACTTACAGAGCAAACTATCATTCACTGTCGGCCTGAAAATTGTGTCTTTTCCTAAATGATATGCTTTGTGCAGATAATTTACTTACTTGATGGACCCAAATAGTGGAAAGATTCTGCTTAGATTTTATCTGACGGTTGGTTTGACTGAAAACACTACATTTGACAGTGTACTACACATGCTTCGTATGGTTTTGCAAACAGATGTTAAAAGACAAGCAGTGGTTGGAACTTGTTTGGGGCCAAATATTTTGGAAATAACAACATTCGTTCCATACAAAAGTATTTTAGTTCTAAAAAGGAGTTGTTCCACTGGTTAGTGATAGTTattatgtttgtttatgttttctgATGGTTATCTAAGAACAAAGTAGGCAAATACACAAAGTAGGCAATGGATTTGTAAGGATGGTGCTTTCTAGTAATATCTAAAATTCATAGATTTATAGCCACTAGTCAAAATtatatgttgtttattaattgttgtggtataaataaGTGGAATAAATATACTTTgggaaatgcttttttttactcataacaacacatcttaaagtgtttcattccttacTTATTTAATGTTGCTTTGTTATATGATGATTCGATCCTGCTGTGTGCATACACAATAAACATATTGAATAAAACATAGATCCAGTGCAGTGtaccattttaataataatggtaGGCAGCTGAATGAAAATACTGACGTTCAGAAATCACATGTTATGTAATTGGcaccaataaaataaacaaagggATCTTAGATCTCaattttcttcattctttatACAGGCCAACAGTATCTAACAGTAAAcctgattaaaaaatataaatgaaactgCTTAGTCTGCTTAGTGTTTTGAATGTTAAGAAATGCCTTCAGTTGGATTGAGAAGATTTTATTAACATCTGGTGTGTTTTAGATTTATCTAGAGAATGTCTGGCAAAATATTCATCACATTCTCCTACACTGTAGGCGGTGGCAGGGAGCGTCACAGCATGTGTTCCTCTGAGTCGTACTGCAGAGCTCTTACTCTCAGGGCTCATGTGCTCTGGGCCTGTTCTTTATTAAGAGAGCTCATAGGGCGGTGCCACAGTTATACTGTCCTCAGCTGAATATACTCAGGCCTCTAAACAAGGCATTCTATCCTGCTGAACGCATTTCAACTCCTCACTGCTATTAGTGGGAAGGTGATGACAGTAGTTGCTATTTATTGGATCCTGAGGAACAAAGCTCAGGTTGTCCCTCTGTGCTGACTCTCTCAGCTGTGCTAAATAGTCATGAAGCTCTCATTGTTAGCTGCCTAATTTATAACACAAGCAGCTGTTTAGCTTATTAGGTATATTTTGGATAGCTTGTAATCTAAACCACTATGTACAATGCAatgcaatatacagtataaagaaTGTAGGAAAGAATaagatatttttgtattttcttatgTTGTGGCTTTAGGTAGGTTGGCTGTACGTCATGTCCTGACATGAGATGAACCTAAATAGCTACACATACAGACTGTGGAGGGATTGCCAAACAGAATCCTATTCAAGAATGAGGAATAAATATGTTATCTTCATCATCTGCATTGTGGCCCTCGTCATCATTGAAAAGGAAAACAATATTATCTCAAGGTGAGCTCTTTGATCTTCACTTACTACTCAGTTATTTATCATATATTACTCAGTGCTatgatgaattattcagtaactacctTGAAACTAAATAGGAAAATGATGTGAGAATCCAGTGATATGTTCAAATTTAGTGGATATAATGTTTTCTGGCTCTTACAGGGTCTCTGAcaagctcacacacagacagacacaacaAACCCCAgaccctctttctttcttcaatggCTCCAGTTTGTATGACAGTGAGATGAGTATAAATTCCACACAGTTTGTAGATGCAGACCAGACTGGTCAAAAGCACATTCTCTTATTGGCCACAACTCGCACTGGATCCTCCTTTGTAGGTGAGCTTTTTAACCAGCTTGGCACCAACATGTTCTACCTGTTTGAGCCACTGTGGCACATAGAGAAGACACTTTCAGAGGACACAGGGATCCCCAATTCCAACATCTCATCTGTTGCATACCGGGACGTGCTGCTAAGCCTATTCTCATGTGACTTCTCGCTGCTGGAGAGCTTCATCAGCCCACCCCCTCTTGAGCATGTCACTCCAGCTCTGTTCCGCCGTGGTTCTAGCATGGCGCTGTGTGAGGAGCAGGTGTGCACACCAGTGCAGAagaatgtttttgagaggtATCACTGCAGAACACGCCGCTGTGGCCCTCTCAACTTCACCTTGGCCTCACAGTCCTGTCTGAGGAAGAAGCACAGGGCCATCAAGACGGTTAGGGTTCAGCAGCTGGACTCACTCCGTTTGCTAGTGGAAGATCCTAGATTTGATATTAAGGTTATACAGCTGGTGAGAGACCCACGTGCTGTCCTGGCCTCAAGAATGGTAGCCTTTTCTAGCAAATACCAGACTTGGAAAAGTTGGGCAGCAAATGGAGATGTACCCATTGATGATGAAGAAGTGAAACGGCTGCAAGGAAATTGCAATCAAATCCGCGAGTCTGCCGAGCTGGGCTTGAGCCAACCGGATTGGCTGGAAAATCGCTACATGCTTGTGCGCTATGAGGACATTGCCAGATACCCCGTGCAGAAAGCGGCTGAGATGTATGGGTTTACTGGGATTCCATTCACATCACATGCAAGGGAATGGATCATTAAGAACACACATGCTTCAGAGGTTGCCAGTGGAGTGTATTCTACACAGAAGAACTCTTCAGAGCAGGTAGAAAAGTGGCGCTTCAGTATACCCTTCAAATTAGCCAAAGTTGTGCAAGAGGTTTGTGGGCCGACTATGGAGCTATTTGGATATCGATTTGTTGACAGTGAGGAGACACTACTTAATAAGTCTATTAGCTTGCTTGAAGAAAAACGGTTTAATTTTTCATATGTTACAGATTTTTACTTATAGTTTTAGCAGTAACTAGGGTTACAGATGTTAAACAGAGCAGTGAATGTATTTTCAAATGCATAAATACCACACTGGAGCACAGATGTTGTATGCCTTCAGCGCTTACCTCATGGTTTAGCTTTAATCAAAGTGCATTCAGTTTGGTTCGACTAATTAAGATACtgaatgattaattaattgtaTTTGCTGCTTGTGTTTGAAAAGGGATTTTATTTGTATGAGTAAATTAGGTTGTTGTTTTTAGTCCTGGAGACACTTTTAGCCAAACACTTTTACCTAagttgtttttgtgtcttttataGTTTCTTTGGAAATTTTGTGATGCTGGACAAAACTGTTTTCTTAAACAGCATAAATGTGCGTTTACTGTTTGTGTTCCGAACACAAAATGAAGACAAAGCCAGAATGAGACTTTTGCACAAGACTAATGGATACTAGATACAACTTCAAAGCAGGAGCTGTTAAACAGTtcatttaaagtgaaatgttAACAGGTCATCCTGTAAGGCAACTGTTATAACTTTATAAcgttaaacttttttttttccttttctggtTTTCTGGTTTCTGTGTTTTAATATTTGGATTAAATGTGCATTACTGGATGATGTAAAATGGGGGAGATAGataaataatatttcataaataattaataaataaaataacacaagaaGTAGGATGgtttaataatctaaaaataaaagacaatgaTGCAGATACTTTGGCAAAGGAAGAGTGGattttataatgtataaatataatgcTAGCTCATTTAAAGTCATACAACATATATACCAACAATCTACATCTGACTGATTTCTTACAAATTGACAGTACTTATGACtgttgtttataaataaaattaaatgaatgtgaCTTAGCACTGTGAACTGTCCCAAAACATTGGTGTTATTTCAGATATTTTGGGTGTGCAAATTCTCCATGGTTCAAATCACTTGACAATTtgatgcaaaaaacaaaaattgtatCAAAAAAATCCCGAACTGTAGTCCGAACATGAATATGTAACCATAATTTGTCTTTGTAACTCCAATGAGGACATGTTTGTTTCTAGTACTAAACTTTTTTCACCAAGCTTTAAGTTACATTTTGAATTATTAGAGATGCAAAACTAATTGTGTACAATTGGTTCTTAACTTCAGTCCTAGGAATATGCCGTGCAGTACAGGTTATATTTTCCCTACAATAAAACACCAGGCCAATTTAGTTAATGGTTTGTTAATGAGCTGATGAGTGGTGTTGGatcaggaaaaacaaaaaatgtgcaGACTCGAACTAGAACTGGAATTTAGAAGCAGGGGCACCATAATTGTGGAAATTGTGTAGGGACTGAATGATTCCAGGTGACTGGAGTTAGACAGAGGTCCTGAAACACGTGCCTTAAAGAAGAGCTTGTTGAAGTGGAGTAGGGTGGAGTGAGGGGTGAAGGTGGGCACCATGGTGATGCAACCAACTTGAATATGTAGCAACATTTTTATGGTGTGCCTTTTTTTAAGAAACATGTAAAATCAGATGTGTCACAAATTCCCAATGAAGCCATGGAGCATTAATCATTCTGTGTTAACCACTGACCTCATAAAGGACCGTGTGTAATAAAAGACAGGGAGACCAGTGAAGTCAAACATGAccaactgtttttattttcgtTTCCATGGATGTTTTTCTTGAACTCATTTTGTGCTGTCTTAGAGTGTACTTCATGTCCCTATCTTATAAGGCTGCATTGTGCATAGAGGCAAGCTCGTGGGACACATGGCTCctcgtgtgtgtacgtgtgtgtgtgtgtatgtggctgtgCTGTGTTTTCAGGACATGCTGCGCCCTCTCTGAGAGCTGCTCGGAGCAAATTGAGGCTCACCCAGCTGCTGAACGGCTCTTTCATACAGCCCCTCTCCCCACCACCTCCACAGCACACAGACCTGCCTATTCAACACTCAGCAGCTCCAAAAACCTGGGACACACACTGGCAGTCTGTGAAGACATTACTGCACATTTAGTAAAATTACAGTTTATTAGTAAGTAGATTATTCATGAATGGCATAGTGAAATAAACTGTGTTGTATAAATGTCTCTCTTCAAACTAGCAGAGTAACTGATTTCAAAAGAAATTGTTGCAGTGAAAAATGACACAAAGAAGTTTATGTGCATGCAAAGGCTGGGCCTGAGATAAACAAAGAGTTTTTTTTAGTAAAGCTAATGTTTAGTTCATAGCTGgtagcacttttttttatctttgacTTCAGTGTTTTTCCTGAGCTTTCCACAGGGACAAAGAAAGTAACTGCTGGCCAGACTTATGGGGGAAGAGAGCAAATTCAGTCCACATTTACTCTGATGGCCTCTGCTGCCTGTATAAAGAAGCCTTGTCTCCATTTGATTAACATCAGAGAAATCAAAGATCAACATACTGATACAATTAAACTAAATATAACTACATCACAAAGATTGTCTCTCTTAAAAAACTGGTACAAACAgattatacaaaataaatattacacataATGATTCACACCTTCCACCGAGTCCCCACATATGTATTGAAAACTTGTGGCCTGAAAAGGCTCAATGTGTAATTCTTTCCACAGTGATCTCAACAAGGAGGTGCCAATAATACTGAATTTACTGTTCTGcataataaattttattttttttttactattcaaCCAAATGTTTTTATGTTCAAATAAAACTATATTTTTAAGTTCAAAATATCACTGCATATACTCTTAGGAAATTTTCAAGGCATATTGAGCATTGGAGAAGCCTTCAGAGTTTCTATGTAGCATAGTTTCTGTTAATGTTCCCTTACCCTTAAGGATCTCGTGAACCCTTAAAAATCATTCCCATTATTTTGATGGGAGTTtgtgtataattttatatattcatgAAGGCcatttttgtattcattttatgAGTAGGGGATTTCTAGGTTTCAGCGGTGAGACACAATAAAAGCTATGGCCGTAAATGCGTTGCTGCTGTCATTGTCATTACCTTACCATTACATTACCATTACCTTGTCAGAAACCTTAACATCTACTGTAGAAAAACATGTACTGTCCCcacataatttattttatgctCAAAGTATCTtagaatttttaattaataattatatgtatatatttatatatacatatacatatatatatatatatatatatatatatatatatattatacatatacactagtATGTTATTGGTAGCTGTGCTAAGACCTTACTGATGCATGTATTGAGAGGctgatattcattcattttactcTTATATTGGCCTTTTGCAAAAATAGTACAAAGAGCCATTATACAATTATAATCAATACCTATAATCAAACAGCAGAGGGCAGTGGCGTTCTTCCTGTCTGCCTTTCAAACAAACAGAAGCCaagttttggttttgttcttgttttccAAAACATGAGCTCAAAatcatgataaattatgaacgACTATGGTTAAGACAAGGAGCTAGTTTTCCTTACAACATTATTCATACAACATTattcgtatatatatatatatatatatatatatatatatatatatacacacacacacacacagagagagagagagagagagagagataattaACCCAATCAAATTTATTGGGTATTTGACCTTTCCCTTACTTAATATTAAAgactgtgtgtgcaggtttATAGATTTGTTTGCCTATCTTCAATGTTCTGTaggataggtgtgtgtgtgtgtgtgtgtgtgtgtgtgagagagagagagagagagagagagagagagaaagaaagaaagaaagaaagaaagaaagaaagaaagaaagaaagaaagaaagaaagaacaccaTGTCCTGAGTGGATGTAAGGAAACTCCGGTCTTTAATGAGTGTTAGTCCCAGCACTAATCCACAGTTAATAGGCATATAGGCAGAGCTGACCTCTCCTTTCACCCTATTTCTTATAAATAGACCACACTCACTGTTAAACATTGCTCATTAAATACTGTATATCTCCTGAACCCAGTGAATTTTTTGATGTGGTTATTCATATAGTGCAAACAGCTGATATAACACTAAAAGAACAACAGAGTCCTTGATTTCATTATCGCTTTTCTTGAGAGAGTTATTACTTCCTGCTAATATCCTATATGCCTGTGGCCAATGCTTTTGGTGAACaattgcatgtgtgtgatcTTTGAGGAGTGACTTGGTATCAAAGGAAATGGAGTGCATGCAGAGGAGTGCTCCTGTGAGTCAGCCAAAACCAGCCTTTGTCAAATATTTCCCCTCACATCTGAACTCACTGATACATAAATTACTTGCACTGTTGCTTTGAACTGTTTACAAGAGTGGCAaaagtctgtctctctgagcGCTTCTCAGTGACCTCATCCTCTTTTGTACTGAATAGTATCAAAATCCACTGATACAAATAACTTTTCTTCCAAATGGCCTTTCATTCCTGAATGCTATCAGTATGaaatatgttttatgttttaaggACTTTTTAGAGATCCTTTCTTTGGTGATATGTTTATAAATAGTTGATCATGTTAAAAGAGCGTCAGTAATACATGGTGGAAATCAGCTGGTGTGATATGAACATTTTCGGTATAAGCAGAGAATTAGGCACTGAGTGGAAGCAGCCTAGCCATGCGAGAGCCGATGGGAGGCCATCCTCTCTCATCAGACCTCAGTGCTTTCCCAAGCTGCCACGCTCCACCTCCAAACCCTCCCACCACAGCACATCCGGGGGGACGACTCTTATGAATATTTCAAACACAGATAAGAAACTGGGCACTGAGAGGTCAGTCATGCTTCAAATCAGGTCAGTATGCAGGCTTAGGCTACAATTAAagtcttatatattttttgtccaATATCTAGATGTGTTTATcagaatttatttatacattttgtgtttttacatTTGCGTACTTTACGTAATGAATTAAACTAAACAAATTGAGATTATATAACACATATAGCTTTGATTAATGTGTAGCCTGATAATAGTTTGACATACATATAACACCATTTATACCAAATGTATATTCCCCTCTGGAAGTATTGGATTATTGGACATTTCATTTTCAGATAACTACATACAGATGTGTTAAACTCAGAACATGGCACCTTTTGTTTAAACCC comes from the Hemibagrus wyckioides isolate EC202008001 linkage group LG03, SWU_Hwy_1.0, whole genome shotgun sequence genome and includes:
- the chst3a gene encoding carbohydrate sulfotransferase 3a isoform X2 — its product is MNLNSYTYRLWRDCQTESYSRMRNKYVIFIICIVALVIIEKENNIISRVSDKLTHRQTQQTPDPLSFFNGSSLYDSEMSINSTQFVDADQTGQKHILLLATTRTGSSFVGELFNQLGTNMFYLFEPLWHIEKTLSEDTGIPNSNISSVAYRDVLLSLFSCDFSLLESFISPPPLEHVTPALFRRGSSMALCEEQVCTPVQKNVFERYHCRTRRCGPLNFTLASQSCLRKKHRAIKTVRVQQLDSLRLLVEDPRFDIKVIQLVRDPRAVLASRMVAFSSKYQTWKSWAANGDVPIDDEEVKRLQGNCNQIRESAELGLSQPDWLENRYMLVRYEDIARYPVQKAAEMYGFTGIPFTSHAREWIIKNTHASEVASGVYSTQKNSSEQDMLRPL
- the chst3a gene encoding carbohydrate sulfotransferase 3a isoform X1, which codes for MNLNSYTYRLWRDCQTESYSRMRNKYVIFIICIVALVIIEKENNIISRVSDKLTHRQTQQTPDPLSFFNGSSLYDSEMSINSTQFVDADQTGQKHILLLATTRTGSSFVGELFNQLGTNMFYLFEPLWHIEKTLSEDTGIPNSNISSVAYRDVLLSLFSCDFSLLESFISPPPLEHVTPALFRRGSSMALCEEQVCTPVQKNVFERYHCRTRRCGPLNFTLASQSCLRKKHRAIKTVRVQQLDSLRLLVEDPRFDIKVIQLVRDPRAVLASRMVAFSSKYQTWKSWAANGDVPIDDEEVKRLQGNCNQIRESAELGLSQPDWLENRYMLVRYEDIARYPVQKAAEMYGFTGIPFTSHAREWIIKNTHASEVASGVYSTQKNSSEQVEKWRFSIPFKLAKVVQEVCGPTMELFGYRFVDSEETLLNKSISLLEEKRFNFSYVTDFYL